In Gemmatimonadota bacterium, one genomic interval encodes:
- a CDS encoding elongation factor Tu, producing the protein EKELRFAIREGGRTVGAGVVTDITE; encoded by the coding sequence GAGAAGGAACTTCGGTTCGCCATTCGCGAGGGCGGTCGGACGGTCGGTGCCGGTGTCGTCACGGATATTACGGAGTAA